The window AAGCATAGACGCATACGGGGTAAGAGAGTTGGTGCATGGAATGAAGTTGTtcaattataaagtaaacaAACACATTCATAGCATTCAATACCAACCACATGCGCATGTAAGAAACAATCAATGTGAGAAACCCAAAcatgtccttcttctctcggcCGACCCCGCAACAAAGCATCAATCAGTCAAAGCACGCAATTACCTTGGTgcatatatacttaaataattttctCAATCACCATCTATTGGTCTAGTGGCGCAATGGCAGCGCGTTGCTTTCCGGTGGCAAAGGTTCCAGGTTCGAGTCCTGGCTAGATCGGACTAGACttatgtttattttttttttccttttttgtttactttcttcttctaccacCTCTTAATTCGCCATGTCAGATCCGATTCTGCGTGAAACCCTTGCTAGCcttacctttttctttctttttttgggtcAAGGATTAGCGATGAGCTGGGCTTCAGATCCCTGTGAGTTCGTCGCCTAACAATGTCACATTGCAAGGGGTTGGTTATAAGCGAGATGCacacaaagggaaaaaagttTAACTTTCAAACGTTCTCAATTCAATTCGTACATACTAAGGAAACGATAGCAATAATACAGAAAGCGAATGAAGAAAAGGTCATGAGAGATTCTCAGACCATTCATTGTGCATGTAAAGAGTTGGAGAAAGTCATGGCTCAAAATGAGATGTACTCCTTTTCTCCACACATTGATGGGCATTAAGTCATTAGTATCGCGGCAATTGCAGAAGGGAAACTTTTATAACCCAAAGACCAAAGCACGCCTGCATTGTTTTGGGCAccacaaagaaaagaaaaacttttGGTGTGAATATGAGCCTCTAATGCTTTTGTTCCCAGAGAGATTCTCCTATAACCGTGTTTAGTATCCCGACAACGACATAGCTTGTTTCCAAGACCATTTCCTGCCTACGCCGTCAACCCGAAGGAGAAGCCGTCAACTTCCGTAAACGCTGGGACGAAATATCGAGTCTTCGTTGAATTGTTCAaaaatggagaagaaaaaaatgaaatgagatgCCAAAATGAATGTGTCAGATGTTGAGGCCAGGGGCACGTCTATGCACCGTCCTCGCTCGTATTTAGTAGCTTCATGCGCAGCTTCCTATACGCATTATATCCGTAGATAGTTCACGTCAGAAATGCTTCGGTGCCTTTTGTGGTTACTTCCGCCAGCTTCGCCCGAAGCTTTACGCTTTGTCGAGGTTGACTCCAGAGAGCCCCGGGTCGATTcgtttatttgttttttatgTCGTCGGATGGGTGTTAAAGGCACAGCCGCAGTATCGAAACGGTCAGATTTAAGGCCTCGAAGAGCGGTGTAGTTATATGGACCGCTGAAAGCTAGTGAGTCCTGAGTTGCTTGGTTACTCAGGATCAGCTGTTGGTTAATCTGATTGCGGCGGAAGGCGCCAACAGTATCTGAATTGAGATGTGACAGCGCTCCCATATCACCAGAAGCCGTGGCTGGACGCTTCGGGGATGCACCCCATTTGTCGTTTTCACCTTCATCACCAGATGATTCGTCATTGGCAGCTTCACCAAACGTGATAAAATCGTTGATATCaagcttctcttcatcttcatcctcgccatCCGTGCTTGGAGATGTTGAGCTATCATCTCCGTTGGTCTCGGCagggaaggggaagaatGCTTCCGCAGGTCCCATTGCTTGAGCATTGATAAAGTCTCCGAATGTATTGGAAGAGAACATGGCACTGAGCATCATGTTGGCGGAGTCGCTGAGCAGCGGAGTTGCCTGCTCCTCTATCGCCCAGGGAAAGTTGAACTGCTCCGGTGACAAGTCGAGATGTCTCCGTCGATGAGGAGTAAATATCATCATCTTACGAGTCAGAGGATTGAGGACGGCGATGGGTTTTTTATCAGATCGATCCAGCTTGAAGCGTCCCACGCGAGGTTGGCCGCGCTCTGGTTTGACGGGTGAATCCGCCTCAGAGTCTGAAGCTTCGTCACTCACTGCACTAGATAGACGTCGAGCCTTCTTCCGGATGACAGGCTCAGGAATGTCTTCCTCATCAGTGGTGTCGCCATCAGCTGAATCATTGGTGTTAGTAAAAGGCAGCAAAGGGCACCCATGTCCCGCTTCAAGTAGTAGGACTCACACTCGTATCCATCAAGCTCTAGGGATTCTTCAAAGGTAGGAGTAAAACTTTCCGGCACATTGGTAGCATCAGGAGTCGGCACGGCAGCTACAGTTTCGTCATCCGAGAGTTGCCGTACTATTTCCTCGGCTTCTGACTCCGAGTCgtctcccccttcttcttcgtagTGACCATGATAATCCCAAAATGAGTTGGAACCGGACGATTCATCAGTATCATGTTCAATCTCTTTGCGGAAAGCAGGGTCGAGAGAGTTCTGTGAGACAAAGATGTCAGGGAAAAGATCGGCGTGGTCGTCTTCTGTTTCAGTGGAATCTGAGTCGCTATCCGGTACGTCGAAACGGACGTGTCGTTCTATAATGGGGTCCGAGACTAGAGGATTCGAGTCGTGATAGAAATCAGATGcttggccatcttcaacatctGACAGTATGCCGGCCCAGCTTGCATTGTcggcatcttcgtcttcctcttcctcttcttcatcagcttcgtcttcttcttcttctccatcttcttcatcttcgtcatccgaCAGCGGTCGAGGAGCGTGAGAGGAAATAGGTAAACCCTCTAAGAGTATCGTTTCCTCCTCGACCGCTATtacatcctcctcatcgttGTCCTCAGAGTCGCTAATATCTTCCACAGCTGAGTAgccttcatcatcagagAGATCGATAGAGGACGACGACTCCGAAAGACGTCGACGCTTTTGGGCTTTAGCCGCAGCTGCGGGATACTTTTGACGAATATTGCGAGACATTATGTATAGACTTGTATTCAGATGAACTTGTGGGTCGGGAAATTTTCTCTTATACAAGGGGGCTAGCTCTAAAGAGCTTTTTGTGCTGAAACGAGAGATGGTCAGATCAATAGATACAGCGTAAATATGATCTATGCTTTTTCAATGCTTTTCGTAtagctttttgtttttcaaATCGATATGCTTAAGTGTCGAATTGTATGCTGTGCAATATAATTTGTTGGTTGTAGGGAGGGTTGCAGGGGACCGCGTGAAGGCAATGGCTGTCAAAGACTTGAGTTGTTGAAAACTTTTCCAGCAATTGAGACGTTGAAGGCCCTATCGAAGCGGGCAACTAGCAGAATTTGGCGGTTCAGAGACAGGTTTTCGAAGAGCATGCGAGCTCAATAGCGGGAAAACCTGTTGGAAAACTTGTCGTCGAAGATGTTGTTGATTAGACTCGTTGAACTGCTGGACTGCGAGCCGTGATGGGCACGACCCGCAGTGGGCGTTTACAGCTCAGCGACGGCCGAAGGCATTGTGGTTCGACGAAGTTTCTGACTGGGTTGACTCTGAATGTGAATTCTGGGCTATAGGGCGACTTCGTTGTCTGGCTTGAAGCTGATTGCGGAAGAtgcagcaaaagagagaggagagaaaaaaaaatcttgaaGGCCCCCGCGAGTGAAATACATTGTACCAGGTACCTCTTGCCAGACGTTCATTcccaaacttttttttttttttagtctcATGGTGGGGTCTGCGATCTGATTCGCCCCTAGCTAGGCCAGAGTGAGTCACTAAACTGCTTCAGGCCAGCATTGACAGGATCCTGAGATgcaatggaaaaaaaaaacgtcgTCACCGCTCTTTTCCGCTAGGCGATAACGAGGCGCTAATTGGCTCTGCTGGCTCTGTTTTGCAGCAACAGCTACAGTGCTTAGGGGCTAAACGTGCCTGTAGCTGAGCGGGGCACAGCGTCTCCGCAGCCTGGAGCGCCACTTTGAACTGCATAATGGCATCTCATAGGACGCGTGACATGCATATCGTGCAGAACCAGCTTGGGCAGCGGGCATTTTATAACAACATTTTTAACCCCCAAGCAAGTCGATTGCGAGACGGCCTTGCAGACGAGGAAATATTGAGGTCAACATCATTGCGTATATTGTTCTGCAGCACATATTATGACATAGCGAGTGATTGCCGAGTCttttgcggcggcggcgccacCGAGGGGCTTTGGCTCACTGACTCACGGGCTAAATAAAATTTCGGTCTCATTAGTAGAGCTAATTCGAATCCATATACCGAAAGTTCAGACATTGAACAGGGAAGTTGCCTGTAAAATTACTGGGAACTCTTGATAGTAAGTATATACGAGAACTTTGTCATAGTATGTAATTCATATTCTCTCATAAGGCACATACGTGCCGCTTCTAATATCTACATgttcttatatatatctgATAAGCCCTGTACTGCATCTTCTACCTCTTAGACCCAAATGTAAACACTCGCTATCCGCCTGCTTTtaaacaggaaaaaaagaaaaatacagcCTTCCAAAACGCCTGTTTCATACATGTTGAGATTTTCGTTCGGTCTTTAAGTGAGGAAAAAGTGATCATGAGAAGATCCTGAAAAGGTTCATGATTTCTCGGGATTCTCGGGCCTCTCTGCCTTCTCGGGCTTCTCAATCTTGGAAACCTCTGTCTCGACCTTTGCCTGCCGTAGAAACGGTATGAGCTCAGTGCCTCCGGTACCCATCAGTCCCTCTCCTCGCTTTTTCGACGAGGAGCTGGCCAGATTTCTACGGGTAGTTCCGGCCCATGGCTTCTTGGAGGGAATGATGATGTATCTTGTCACGAGCTTGACGTGCTTGCCCCGGAACTCGGTGAGAGCATCTACCGCGGCCGTGTAGGCCTCCCTGAGGCGGTGCTGCTCTTCCCGGACGGGTGTCTCGAGGGCCAATCCGCGGAGGCTGCCCGAACGGGCTACATGCACAAGGAATCTGCCGTGAGGACCTGGCATGTACTCCCGGACCTCGTCGTGGAAGCTCTTTTCAGATTCCGAGTGGCCATTGTGTTCGATACCGAGGACAGCATCGTAGAACTGGATCAGCGAACTCTGTGCATTGCTTCCACCCCTAATCTTTCGCCATTCTCCTTTGCCATCTCCTTCAGAATAAAAGACACCGTTTGGCAGACCGGCATCCTCCATGTTCATGCTGCCGGCAAGGAAGGGCCTAATCTGGTAATAGAACTCCATGGGGTCGCAGCGCTCATACATCCTCTCCATGAGAGCACTGGTGTTCTCAATACCAACTTTTAACTCTTCCAGAGCCTTGGTGATGACCTGGTAGTCGCGAACCTTGACAGCCTCAAGAGCGCGAAGCATGGTATGGATGATTGGCGCAGCAGTAGCCTCAATGGCAACACTGACCAGGAGGAACCAAGCTTCGGATTCGGTTCCAGTGAAGGAGACCAGAGTACTGAGGTCTTCCAGCTTGGAGAAGTCGTCTCCTGAGCAGCTAAAATTCCACAGGTTGCAGGCAGCATAGGTCAAGACGGGGGGGACTTCGAGGTGGGCGGAGGCGCTGAGGAACGGAACGGCAACTGAGGCTGGGAGAATCTATAAACAGGAAATAGATATAAGTGTCAAGTCCATATTATGGttataaaatagaaaatcATGTGCGGCAGCCATACTTCTTCAGCCTTTTCTCCACCCCACACATATGCATGAGTGAAAAAGGCCAGGATAACATAGGCTCTCCTCCACTCAGCTTCAGACTTGAGCAAGTCCGTTGACAGGACGGGGAGATCTCTGATAGCATCATGGATACGGCGGGTCTCGATGAGCTCTGCTAGGTTATGGGCAATGAGCTCCCACGGTTCGTAGTAAGGATCCGACAACATGTTGGGCGGGCTGTCCTCAGGCAGGAAGGCATTTTTTGTGACGGCAAACTTGGATAGCTCCCAGGGGTCACTTTGGCCCAAAGTCTGTGAATCAACAGCGTGTGGAGACATGATGGACACCGCTGTTGGTAGTATTATATAGAGGTGATCAACAAACTGAGGAGTTGGAAATGGTAAAACCGTGTTGCTTCAGTTTGCTTCCTTGAGTTGATGGCTCTCTATAGTACTGAGATTGGCGGAACACGGGGCAGCTAAAGGCCTTATATGACAGTTCTCGCAAGTGGGAGCGGTCAGGAACAATCAATGCTAGCGGCAGAAGTGGAATGAGAAAGCTTTGCGCCATGCGAGTAGTTCCGTAATATTGTTCAGCAGAAGCCATCCTCTGCCACGATCCGTGATCTGCACCTCTAATCCATGCAATTCGGGGCctaacaacaacaaagacAGCAGGGGGCAGGGGGCAGATACGGGCGTTAGACCTCAGCATCCTTCGATCCGCCATCCGCGATTAGAGAGTTTCATCCGAAGCTCCGCTGCTACTCATTAGTGCCGTCGAGGAGAGGTGCAGTTGGGTAAGGAGAAGTGCATGCATCAGCCTAGCGAGTCTTGGAGAAGTCTTTTGAGCCGGGCATCCTGGCGAGCCCCGTGGCCGGGATCCACCACGGAAGTCATATACGACATCATTGCCAAATAGGGCAGCAATCAGGATGCGGCACAGCAGCACATTCGTCAGCCGTGCTGCGATGATGCGGCAGACGGATCGCGGAAGTTCGGATCGCGGAAGTTCGGATGAATCATGCCGGAAcgggcggctgcggctgcggctacAATAGGCCCAACAGCTCCGCTGgtgtctctctctatctGCGGCCATCTGTTTGCCTAACGGAgcgtctttttttcctccagGCGGCACACGGACTCGAGGCATGGCGCGGAACAACAGCTCTGGCTCTTGGAGGGGCCGCCGGGCCGTGGAAGCATAAAGTGATTACCAAAGCCACTAACAGCAACAATGTCTGTTCTCGCTAGACTTCAGCCCCCAAAGCAGCTTCCCAAACCAACGAGGGCGTTCAATAGAGCATTTGCATTCAGccccagagccagagcccgCAACTTGACTTTTCTTGGTAacggcagcatcaacaatAGCAGggccaacagcatcaacaataTGGACTTGTCAGCGTTTGTCGAGCGCCTCCGTAGCGGCGCCCCGCCCAAGTTCCCGGCGGACGCAGACTCTTTGCAATTTGCCCAGAAGCTAGACTCCCAGGATTCGCTGCGACACCTGCGAGACGAGTTCATTCTACCCACCAAGGGCTCATTGAAAAAACGAGCGTTGGATGGCACCATTCCCGGTATGTCCAATCAAACGCCGTTGCGGCACCATTATCAATGCCCTTTGACATGGATCAtcccttcttgttcttgttcttttgtATTTCATATGTATGATGAGCCAATCGAGATGCTAATTGGATGCTACAGGCGAGCTGAACAATGGCACCAACAGTGTCAACGGAGTCAACGGGACATCAGCAGACGCCGAGCAGGGCATCTATTTTGTTGGCAACTCGCTGGGCGCCCAGCCAAAGGCCGTACGGGAGCATGTCCTTGCCCAGCTAGAAACCTGGGCGTCAGTCGGCGTCAATGGCCACTTCCTGGATATGGGCAAGTCGCCCCTGGTTCAATGGCAAGACATGGCCGAAGATTGCGCCAAAAAGTCTGCCGATCTCGTTGGTGCATCTCCAGATGAGATTGTCTACATGAGCACCCTGACGGTGAATCTGCATATGATGATGGCTAGCTTCTACAAGCCCGACGCAAAGAGGCACAAGGTCATTCTGGAGTGGAAGCCCTTCCCCAGCGACCACTATGCCATTGAGAGCCAGATTGTCTGGCACGGCCATGATCCGGCCAAGAGCATGATCAAAATTGAGCCGGACGACGACTTTATCATCTCCACAGAAAAGGTGCTGGCCACCATTGATGAGCATGCAGAATCCACCGCCCTGATTCTGCTCCCCGGTATCCAGTACTACTCGGGCCAGCTCTTCGATATTCCCCGCATCACAGCCTACGCAAAGGAGCGGGGAATTGTGGTCGGATGGGACCTCGCCCATGCGGCCGGTAATGTGGAACTGAAGCTTCACGACTGGGATGTCGACTTTGCTTGCTGGTGCACATACAAGTACATCAACGCGGGGCCGGGAGCCACCGCCGGTGCGTTCGTGCACGAGAGGTATGGCAAAGTCGACTTCACCAACGATCCCGAGAACCCAACTTACCGGCCACGTCTGGCGGGTTGGTACGGAGGCGACAAGCGGGTCCGCTTCAACATGGCCAATACCTTTGTCCCTACGGCGGGCGCAGCTGGATTCCAGGTGTCGAACCCATCGGCCCTGGATTTGGCCAGCGTTGCAGCGGcgctctccatcttcaacaaGACGAGCATGCACGATTTGCGGTCCAAGGCCCTCGTGCTGACGGCCTATGCCGAGCACCTGCTGGACAAGATCAATGCGGACTCCAACGCCGCCCAGCCCTTTTTCAGGATCATCACTCCTCGAGACCCTGCCCGGCGTGGCACACAGCTGAGTGTGTTGCTGCGAGAGGGTCTCCTGGACAGCATCGCCCAGGCACTGGAGGCCCACGGAGTGATGTGCGATAAGCGGAAGCCAGACGTGCTGCGCGTGGCACCGGTGCCGCTATACAGCCGATTTGAGGACGTCTGGAAGTTTATGCAGATTCTGCGAGGCGCTTTGGGTCTTTGAGggattttgattttcaatGAGCACGGAGTTTtattctacttttttttctttgggggggggggggggaggagaGGTTACGACTTAGAATAATCATGAAATAAGGTTGACAGCTTTTTGATGCAACCGTATGGATGATATGAACGAAAGGGACGATGCTAGTGCGTTCACGACGGCATAAGTAGACAAATATATGTTAACGAATTTGAAAGCATTACCTATTACCATCATATTCCACACATGTACCTATGTATGGCGACTGCGCAGATACGCCAACTTTTATGCGGACTAAACCAATCAGACACCCCCCTTGCCTAGCTGGAAGGATGGTCGGTGCTTCTCAAAACCTCACTCCACTCCTCGAGAATCTTGTTGGTGCTCTCAATCTTGCCCCGAATCACCTGCTCCGTGTCACTCCCCAGCACAACCCTCACAGGAAGCTCGCGCCCCTTTGCAACGCCCGTGCCCGACAGCATATCCACCACAACCTCGGCCCCCTTGTTCACATCGCCCAGCTGATTTCCATCCGTCGCCACGAGGCGCCTCCTCATCTGTCCCGTGGGCGTGCTCTCGTCCTCATACGCATCAATGCGCACCTTGGACGAAACCAGCGTCCCCGGGTTGAGGAACCCAGTGCGGAAGTAGCCCGGCTCCACGACCGTCGCCTTGATCTTGAACGGCTCCAGCTCCGGAGCCAGCGACTCAGCCAGCGCAGAGCACGCCCACTTGGTCATGGCATAGACTCCTCCGCCAGCACCGCCCCGCCAGCTGCCCAGGCTGCCAAACGTGGCCACCACGCCGCGGACTCCATTGTCGGCCAGCTCCTGCGCGCGCATGTGCGGCAGAAACGCGCGGATCGTCTTCGTCACGCCAAAGACGTTTGTGTTGAAGCTCTCGTACACCTCCTCGGGGGTGGCCTCTTCGATGGCAGCCTCGAGCATGAAGCCCGCAGTGTTGATGAGGTAGTCCACGCGGCCGTGCTTTGCAAAGACATCCCTGGCGACGCCCTCGATGGTGGAGAGGGGGGACGTGACGTCGAAGGCGAGCGTGTGGGCGCCTGCGGCTGCGAGGTCTTGGATGCGGGATGGGTTGCGGGCCGTGGCGATGACAATGTGGCCGCGGCGGAGGGCGGAGACGGCAATGGCGTGGCCAAAGCctgaggaggcggcggtgatgAACCAGACGGGCGTGACGGCCATGATGGTTGTGATttaagcttgcttttttgctTACTGTGGCTTTTTTGGAGCTTATTAGATGTTGCGTGTTGAGCAGCCGAGTATTATAGCTTGATATGTATGGCTATCAGATGTAAGTTGTATGGCCTTGTAAGGCAATTGGGTTTGATGGACTGGTATTGAATATGATTGGGGTATTTGATGCTGGATTGGGTATGCAAATTCAAGCCGATGGACCGAGAGAGCCTTCTCATCGCCTTTTATATTCATCTTCACAAAGGAAGCAATCTAAAGACACACACATACCTAGATGGCTCTGCTCGGGCTTTGCAAGGAAAACACGCGCAGTTCACATCTCCGAATGAAACCCTCAAACGTCCTCATCTCAGGGATTTCTTCTAGTTCCTTCGCCGCCTTGTCCGAAGCCATCACGAAGAGCGCAGCGGTCACGTTCAGCTCTTGAGCCTAACGCCATTCAACGTTTTCGGTGTTAAGTCTTGCTCCCCACCAAAACTTTTCGGCAGCCTGCCGAGCCGATTTCTGGGGCCGACGGCGCTAGCAGAAACAAAGGGCTGTTCCACTTTTTCCTTCTGGCTATGTCCGCCGTTTAGGATATTAGGCGGCCTGGCTATGCCGGAGCGAAGGATTCCGACGAGAAGGGCGCTTCACACAAATACCTGCTCATATATCCTATATCCTCTGGTTCCTTGATGGCGGTTCGGCGTTAGGAAACAGCAAGACTGTGCGTCTTGATCCTCTGTGCTGCGCAACTCATCTTTGCAGTTTCACTGCTGTTTGCCTTGTGTCGTCAGTCAAAGGCAGTCCAACGTGCAAGCATCTCCCATCAAACGCATCGACTATTATTCGCTACCATCTTCCACTCACTGCAAGATGTCAACGAAACACTCTCCAATCCGTTTCTGTCAtcggcatatatatatatataaaaaaaaaaaaaaaaaaaaaaaaaaaagccgacATAGAGGAGGGAGCGTATCTCGGCCTTGATATGCGCTTCGCTCATAATGCCTGCAATTGCCCATTGCTATGTGGTAATAATTATGAAAGCGGCAGAAAGATGAGCCATCCCATCCACATATACGTAGGAAAAATATCCGCTGGCGgtttggagatggaggggtaATTACCATTCTAGCAGAACCACTTACACGGCGGGATGGGTCTCCGCAATCGGGCGCCAAATGGTGTTAATTCCTTGAGCCGACGAGAAGCATTGCTGGAATGAGATGGGTTCTGGAAGCATTGGATAGAGCTGATTACTTGGCCCCTCATCAAGGCGATTGTCCCAGGTGTAGACGCAACAGAAGAGGCGGAAATCAGCGGTAGCAACACCacatagcagcagcatcatcatcaccatcaccaccaccgccatggctgcttcAATTCCCTGCCCCCCTCGCGGCATCTACGTCCCCGCCGTCGCCTTCTTCAACCCGGACGAGACAATCGACTTTGATGCGATCCGCGCGCATCTCACACGCCTGGCCAAGGGCGGCGTCGACGGCCTCGTCATCCAAGGCTCCAACGGCGAGGCCATGCACATGCTCCACGAAGAGCGCCAGCAGGTGCTCCGACTGGCGCGACAGGTCCTCGACGAGCACGGCAAGCCAGGCGCCGTCATAGTTGCCGGCTGCGGCGTGCAGAGCACCAGAGAGACGATCCAGCTGTGcaaggaggccaaggaggcgGGCGCAGACTATGCGCTGGTGCTGTCGCCGAGCTACTGGGGTGAGAAGAAGACGTCCATGTC is drawn from Trichoderma asperellum chromosome 4, complete sequence and contains these coding sequences:
- a CDS encoding uncharacterized protein (EggNog:ENOG41); the encoded protein is MAVTPVWFITAASSGFGHAIAVSALRRGHIVIATARNPSRIQDLAAAGAHTLAFDVTSPLSTIEGVARDVFAKHGRVDYLINTAGFMLEAAIEEATPEEVYESFNTNVFGVTKTIRAFLPHMRAQELADNGVRGVVATFGSLGSWRGGAGGGVYAMTKWACSALAESLAPELEPFKIKATVVEPGYFRTGFLNPGTLVSSKVRIDAYEDESTPTGQMRRRLVATDGNQLGDVNKGAEVVVDMLSGTGVAKGRELPVRVVLGSDTEQVIRGKIESTNKILEEWSEVLRSTDHPSS
- a CDS encoding uncharacterized protein (EggNog:ENOG41); the protein is MSRNIRQKYPAAAAKAQKRRRLSESSSSIDLSDDEGYSAVEDISDSEDNDEEDVIAVEEETILLEGLPISSHAPRPLSDDEDEEDGEEEEDEADEEEEEEDEDADNASWAGILSDVEDGQASDFYHDSNPLVSDPIIERHVRFDVPDSDSDSTETEDDHADLFPDIFVSQNSLDPAFRKEIEHDTDESSGSNSFWDYHGHYEEEGGDDSESEAEEIVRQLSDDETVAAVPTPDATNVPESFTPTFEESLELDGYESDGDTTDEEDIPEPVIRKKARRLSSAVSDEASDSEADSPVKPERGQPRVGRFKLDRSDKKPIAVLNPLTRKMMIFTPHRRRHLDLSPEQFNFPWAIEEQATPLLSDSANMMLSAMFSSNTFGDFINAQAMGPAEAFFPFPAETNGDDSSTSPSTDGEDEDEEKLDINDFITFGEAANDESSGDEGENDKWGASPKRPATASGDMGALSHLNSDTVGAFRRNQINQQLILSNQATQDSLAFSGPYNYTALRGLKSDRFDTAAVPLTPIRRHKKQINESTRGSLESTSTKRKASGEAGGSNHKRHRSISDVNYLRI
- the KYN1 gene encoding Kynureninase 1 produces the protein MSVLARLQPPKQLPKPTRAFNRAFAFSPRARARNLTFLGNGSINNSRANSINNMDLSAFVERLRSGAPPKFPADADSLQFAQKLDSQDSLRHLRDEFILPTKGSLKKRALDGTIPGELNNGTNSVNGVNGTSADAEQGIYFVGNSLGAQPKAVREHVLAQLETWASVGVNGHFLDMGKSPLVQWQDMAEDCAKKSADLVGASPDEIVYMSTLTVNLHMMMASFYKPDAKRHKVILEWKPFPSDHYAIESQIVWHGHDPAKSMIKIEPDDDFIISTEKVLATIDEHAESTALILLPGIQYYSGQLFDIPRITAYAKERGIVVGWDLAHAAGNVELKLHDWDVDFACWCTYKYINAGPGATAGAFVHERYGKVDFTNDPENPTYRPRLAGWYGGDKRVRFNMANTFVPTAGAAGFQVSNPSALDLASVAAALSIFNKTSMHDLRSKALVLTAYAEHLLDKINADSNAAQPFFRIITPRDPARRGTQLSVLLREGLLDSIAQALEAHGVMCDKRKPDVLRVAPVPLYSRFEDVWKFMQILRGALGL